TTTGCTCAAATATGGACTTTAAGGCTATGGTGCTGGAGTTCATGCCTAATGGAAGCTTAGATAAATGGTTGCACTTTGAGAGCAATTCCTTAAGCCTTGTCCAAAGGCTCGATATTGTGATTGATGTTGCAATGGCCATTGAGTATCTCCATCATGATTATATGATGCCGATTGTGCATTGTGATCTAAAGCCCTCGAACGTGCTTCTTGATGAGGACATGACAGCTCATGTTGCTGATTTTGGGATCGCGAAAATTCTGGCTCAAGATGAAGAGCTAATCCGGACTAAGACTCTGGGAACTATTGGGTACATTGCTCCAGGTATGGTCATTTACCTGTTCTCTAATATTCCCAGAACCCCTTCTCCTGATTGTTTGCTTCATAATATAGTTGTTACCTTCTTCTCAAATAAGAGTTTTATTGCTAAAATTATGTTTCTATACAGCATGCCTCTGAACTAAACATAGTTTCTATTCACTTTCTCTAATCAAGATTAGTGTCATTCAAACAGAATTCGGTTTAGATGGCCATGTATCCACAAAGGTTGATATCTACAGTTTTGGGATTCTGCTGTTGGAGACATTCACAGGGAAGAGGCCAACAGATAATATGTTTAGAGAAGGCTTGAGTCTGCATCAATGGGTAATCAAATCATTCCCTGGTGCCCTGAGAGAGGTGCTGGATCCCAATCTTATTTATGACCTTAATTCTGGTGAGGAAGGTGTAACCAAGAAACAGAGCCAGGTGGGAGAGTTGCTCGTGCCGATCATTCATGTGGCCTTGCTTTGCTTGAAAGAATCACCAGAGGAAAGGATTGACATGAGAGGCATCTCGGTACAGCTAAAGAAAATCAGAGCTGAACTGAAGGATGGTTGTGGCAAATAGTTTATGCAGGAGTCTCACCATGAGCCTCACACTATTAACTCTGTGAAGCAAGACTATCTACCTCACACAGAAAACACATAACACCAGTGTACGtttcttttttatagtaaaGCATGAAATTCGTATTTCCTTTTCAAGAACTCAATCACCTTAaggataaaaagaaattatgtcCGGGCCAATCTAACATTTGGATCCTACCATAATGCAGCTCTGAGTGATTCTTCaggttaaaaaaaatgacaggggaaagaaaatgaaaaaagactGTATCCTACCAGCATATACTTAGCAGTATGAAATTTGCCAGCAACAAGAACATTAACACTTGATAAGGCTTTTACAAAATTCCTTTCCCTTCACtctaatgaaatttaaatgcTACTATTCCTCAGAATTTAAGTTCTATGCTCACCATATTTCATAGGCGCAGCCATCTTGAACTAACAATATCAATAGTGCTCAGAaaagttacaattttttttttctgatatcTTAATCTAGAGCTATTTAGCCATCTCTCTATCCAAACCAGTAAGCCATGATAAGATCACTTCTGCACCTTTTTCCCAAGAGCAATCCAACATTATGTCATGGGCAACCCCTTCAATACAGACAGGTGACACACCATAAAAGCTGCCAGTTTCACTAAGTCCCTTGGCGTCCTACAGAAATCATAAGATTTGTAACTCAGACACCCTCAGTTTATACCAAAAATTCTTTCAGAAATGCTATAGTTGTAGGCAATAAAACCAGAGGCAAGGAGAGACAAGAAAACAATTGCATGAGttgcaataaaataaatgaaaaaagcaACAGAAGGGCTATTATTTTCAGAAGCTTCAACAACAGATATGCATATCAGTCAATAAGCATTACACAAAATGTTTTAGATTTCAGAGTGAGAATTTTACCACTATGAAATCATCATTTGCTCCCACAACAAGGATTTTGATAGAAGAATCTTTCATGGGAGGAACAGGAAGTGATGCACTGAGCTTCCTTAGATCAAACAGTGGCATTCTTGAACTCTCTGTCATCAGCTTTTGATAACTGGCAcaaatttaaagttaaaaaaagtttaagcTAGCTTTCCAgagaagaatgaaaaattaaacttcTTTTTTGCTCTCCTTTCTGTTTCTTATAGCTGGCATGGATGGTTGAGCATCTGAGGTAGGCAAGTACTATGAGAATGTGAGCATGTAACGAGTCATAGAAGACAAACAACAAGTAAAGGAACCAATTTTTAAATCCCAATCAGATTCCTCAAAAGATGTCAGTGATTAATGTGGTAAAGAAGTAGGAAAATCAGGTTCCTTTATGCCTTAAACACCCTCATGTAATTCTGGAAACACCCACACAAAATCGTAAACCGTCCAATCTTCACAGCAAGTCTGCATTCTGGGGCATTGCTTCGGCTGAATGTGGTAAAGACTGGCTAACTAGTGACTGGTAGGCAACTTTATGGCCTTCAAGTCATAAActtttaagttttatcatatgcCGTTTTTCAAATCTAAATCAGATATAGGAAATCATGTTTCTGCAGAATAATTGAATCCATGTGCTTTAAGATAAGCATGTCACCCAACAAACCCAAACCAAGGTGCATAAGGCTAATTTCCACTTCCAAATTTTGAAGAACATCACTCCCTTCCCCTGGCAGGTGCAGACGTATGGTATTTAAGATAAGCAACCAACTGAAGTTAGCTTAAcccattttctttctttaatatgAGATAGTGGGGCTTCAACCGATTAACTAATCAAAGATTGTTGGCAATCGCATGAAGTCTTTGTCTACAAACATCATTTCAAATACTTGTAAAAATCTAGCAGCAGCATCATCAAGCATTTCAGAAATTTTCACATGGCATAACCCTAACCAATTTTATGTTGAGTTTTCCATTATCTTTGAGACCAAGAATCTTTTGTAGAAACTCCCTGTTACTCAGCTGCTGTACTGGTTTATCAAATACAACTAAATCTTGCACAACTACCACCACTCAAACTACCACGTGGTGATAATTGTTAGCATCAGCCCTCGAATTGACAGGCTACTTTCTATTCTTGCATAGGAAGACAACCCTTTGAATCAAGAAGAACTGCAAGTTGCAGAGAGagtcattttctttcaatcttttgttatttggtacatttcaaattcaattgttGTATAACTTCTTTCGCCATTTAGAACTATTAAAATCCAATAATCCCATGTCAAAAATTCTTCAGTTACAGTGACCTCATTCCAGATTTGGAGCATAAATTTGATCAACTTAGCAAGACTATGCTCTTTGAGCAAATAATATGTATCCATTGTCAAAGGCAAAATCCAATGCCTCTGGATGATTCATTCCAAAATTGATTACAGCATGTGGCTTGAATTTAAGAATGTACAAGTACACAAGTCTTGTAGTACTAACCGAAGGACAAGACGATCCTCCATAGATTCAGAGAAGAAGGTTTCTCTACAAAGAGGCAGAGAAGTTTGAAAAGCTTTCGCTGCCAAACTGCGTGTCACCTGATCCATGAAGTATTCAATCATGTAGACTCTGGAGAATGCATTTGTTAATATGAACAGGGAAGTGCCTAACATTTGTATTTCAGAATTTTCGGTAgcagataaaaataatacagaaAATTGTACTGAAACCAAGTAGTATTATCACTctatggaaaagaaaatgttgaaaataaaactgaaataataagattttGCAGTAATTCACTGAATCAATGATACATTTTGGAACTTGCATTATAGAAGTTAGAACTGTGAAGAATACATTCTCTAAAAGAACAAGTACCTTAAATGCAGCAATAGGTTTGGAGAACAGATACCGCCAAACTAGGCCActgaataaaagggaaaaaaggtATGTTAGTTTGGTAAAACAGAATTCACATACAAAATGAGACAGTTACGACAAAGTCACCTATTTCCTGAAGGAGGTACAGAGCAAACAAGAACTCCTCCTGCTAGATAAGGGTGTGAGAGTTCCTTCTCTGAGATGGAGAATGGTAGCAGAGAAGTAAGTCACAGGGCAAAATTTCTTTAGAAAGCCATTTCAATAAACATTACAAGTCTTCAAAGATGTATGATGCATCAGTTTTAAGTATCCACAGGATATGGATTGGGCTAGCAGCTTAGGGCCTAATTCTCAACACAAACAATGTCTCATGTATGAGGATTGTATCTAGAACTAATTTCTTCCCTTGACCTTCCTTGTTCTATTAACATGTCTAATACACCTGATTATTCTGTCTTCTAGCTCTGTCTTAAAGATAATGATTTTCATATCAGAACCTCATAGaattatatgaaattcaaagaattacCAGAgcaaaatattacaaacatCTTTCCTCCTCCCTTaaatgaaaggaaacaaaagtTTAATCCCCTGTAAAAGATTGTGTCTATCTACAATACAAGATTTCCTAAATTCTTTCTGAGCGTCGGTGGCCAATGACTTGGTTTTTACTTTCCCATTGAAGATTACAAACGTTCAATGTCAATTTCCTGCTTTTCCATCCAAAAACAGTACCAATCAGTTGAAAATGCTTCTGACCTTGTAATTTCCCATTCCCCACATTTGCAAGATAATACTGAACAATGAGCCCACCAAAAGAATGCCCCAGCAACACTGGGGGTAACTGAATCTCCTTCTGGATGAAATCAGCCACATGAGCTGCATGTGTCTACTGCATGTATGGAGTTTCAGGGTTAGACCAATATGCATAAGCATGCTACACCAGTAGTGGCggaaatagaaaaacaatttAGTTCACTTCCACAACTAGATGAATTTTAGCTaatgaaaagaataattatctCTTGAAAAGCAAAGATACCTGGAGCGAACCTGCGACTGCACCATCCGTAGAATCACTTTCTCCctgaaaatcaataaaatgatGTGATTTAGAATCCAATATCCAACTCAAGCATGTAACTGGTAGCtagaaattcataaaataagtaaTGGGTCCAAGAGATCGATAGTCAATGACTGATAAACTGACAAAAATGAGTGGACAGCATAACATAGAACATATTGAATCACAGCTTATCGGTTAATCAAGCTGATATCTGCTGGCAAACCAGTGCGGTAACTTTAACAACTAACATAACAAAAAGGtagaaattagaaaacaaATCTTTCTTATAGCCACCTTAGGATTAATTCCATTGAGATTTGTATTAGGTCCAAGAATTAGGCATTCTCAATTAAGAACCTTTACACACTGAAATTGCGAAAAACtggttctttttcttattatacAACTGCATAATGGTTTATGATCCTTAGAAATGTATACAGCAGAAGGAATTACCACATTTTACTGAACACCAAACGGGAATTAGCATCGCAAGAAGCGTACCTGACCAAGTAAGCTGAGAGCATAACAATCAAAACCATGTCGAGAAAAGAAGGGCAGCCAGTGTTCAGCCCAGCACCAAGCCGCATGAAAACTTCCATGGACAAAGACTAAAGGTGGATTATGAGGTTTCTGATCTTTCTGGTCCCAGCCCTTTTGGAAGATGAACTCCATGTTCAAACCAGATGGGAGCTCGTGGAAATGGCGGGACTGCCCCTGCTTCAGCTCGAAAGGGACCCGCATTTTGTAGTTGTTGTTAGTGAGGGCGGCCCGGGGCATTGGGGTCATCCGGCGAAGAGGGTTGTTGGTCAGTATTATGGTAGCTAGAGCCGCCATTGTTGGCAATCTGAGGAGCAAAGGATAAGtgtaagttgaaaattttaactgAGTTTTGCATATCTATATAAAAGCATGAATAA
Above is a genomic segment from Sesamum indicum cultivar Zhongzhi No. 13 linkage group LG13, S_indicum_v1.0, whole genome shotgun sequence containing:
- the LOC105176160 gene encoding uncharacterized protein LOC105176160 — its product is MAALATIILTNNPLRRMTPMPRAALTNNNYKMRVPFELKQGQSRHFHELPSGLNMEFIFQKGWDQKDQKPHNPPLVFVHGSFHAAWCWAEHWLPFFSRHGFDCYALSLLGQGESDSTDGAVAGSLQTHAAHVADFIQKEIQLPPVLLGHSFGGLIVQYYLANVGNGKLQEKELSHPYLAGGVLVCSVPPSGNSGLVWRYLFSKPIAAFKVTRSLAAKAFQTSLPLCRETFFSESMEDRLVLRYQKLMTESSRMPLFDLRKLSASLPVPPMKDSSIKILVVGANDDFIVDAKGLSETGSFYGVSPVCIEGVAHDIMLDCSWEKGAEVILSWLTGLDREMAK